A single region of the Neisseriaceae bacterium genome encodes:
- the rimP gene encoding ribosome maturation factor RimP, which yields MKNIENLVSTCLSGLGYECVDIEQTSNGILRIYIDKPQGISIDDCAYVSNHLNRILTVENIDYKTLEISSPGLDRVLKKVSDFSRFIDHLVDIKTHLPIDQQKKFTGRILSFDGEKLTLLSEQHNSTITIDFNNIKKARLKPKI from the coding sequence ATGAAGAATATTGAAAATTTGGTTAGTACTTGCTTATCAGGTCTTGGTTACGAGTGCGTAGATATCGAACAAACATCTAATGGCATATTGAGAATATATATCGATAAACCTCAAGGTATATCGATAGATGATTGTGCTTACGTAAGTAATCATCTAAACCGAATTCTCACAGTTGAAAATATTGATTACAAAACGCTTGAAATATCAAGTCCTGGTTTAGATAGGGTTTTAAAAAAAGTGAGTGATTTTTCAAGATTCATTGACCATTTGGTTGATATAAAAACCCATTTGCCAATTGATCAGCAAAAAAAATTCACTGGTCGAATTTTAAGCTTTGATGGGGAGAAATTAACTTTACTTTCTGAACAACATAATTCGACCATAACCATTGATTTCAATAACATAAAAAAAGCTCGTTTAAAACCTAAAATTTAA
- the nusA gene encoding transcription termination/antitermination protein NusA, producing the protein MSREILLLINALASEKNVDNETVFEAVEFALAGAARKKLGLDNVDIHVKIDKETGNYDVTRRWLVVDDLDYTTPSLEKTLEELQETDPDTTLQKGDYYTEPVPEVDFGRIGAQTAKRIILQRIRDAEKEQILNEFLQRKESLISGTVKRMDRQGVIVEIGKLEALLPRDQMIPRENLRVGDRIRAYLLKIEQRSNRPEIILTRTSKEFLIHLFEMEVPEIEEGSIEIKEVARDPGMRAKIAVKSNDPRIDPQGTCIGVRGSRVNNVSDALNGERIDVVLWSPEPAQFIMNALSPTEVTRILIDEDKHSVDVVVAEDQIAIAIGRGSQNVRLASKLTGWNLKILTVDEAEHVHQTQDEELKEKFMNSLDIDEEIADILVQEGFISLEEIAYVPIEELQEIEEFDEELISDLRTRARNAVLMQAIAIEEKLRDIDSKLKNLAGMNESLLKNLIDHNILTLDDFAELSAPELREFTDLTSEQASQLILEARSHWFEKTSKEGGANE; encoded by the coding sequence ATGAGTCGTGAAATATTACTATTAATCAATGCACTAGCCAGTGAAAAAAATGTGGATAACGAAACTGTATTTGAAGCAGTTGAATTTGCGTTGGCTGGCGCTGCACGCAAAAAACTGGGGCTTGATAATGTTGATATTCATGTAAAAATCGATAAAGAAACGGGGAATTACGATGTTACCCGTCGTTGGTTAGTAGTTGATGACTTAGACTACACTACACCATCTCTTGAAAAAACGTTAGAGGAACTCCAAGAAACAGATCCTGATACCACTCTGCAAAAGGGGGATTATTATACAGAACCTGTACCTGAGGTCGACTTCGGTAGAATTGGGGCTCAAACAGCTAAAAGAATCATTCTACAACGTATTCGTGATGCCGAAAAAGAACAGATACTTAATGAATTTCTGCAAAGAAAAGAAAGCCTAATTTCTGGCACAGTAAAACGTATGGATAGACAGGGTGTCATTGTTGAAATTGGAAAACTAGAAGCACTATTGCCTAGAGATCAAATGATACCAAGGGAAAATCTTAGAGTTGGGGATAGAATTCGTGCTTACTTATTAAAAATAGAACAAAGAAGCAATCGCCCAGAAATCATTTTAACTCGAACTTCTAAAGAGTTTTTGATTCATCTTTTTGAGATGGAAGTCCCAGAAATAGAAGAAGGATCAATAGAAATTAAAGAAGTAGCGAGAGATCCTGGTATGAGAGCCAAGATCGCTGTTAAATCTAATGATCCAAGAATAGATCCCCAAGGTACCTGTATAGGTGTGCGAGGATCTCGCGTCAATAATGTTTCTGACGCTTTAAATGGGGAACGCATAGATGTTGTCCTATGGTCTCCTGAACCTGCTCAATTTATCATGAATGCATTATCGCCTACAGAAGTTACTAGAATTTTAATTGATGAAGACAAACATAGTGTTGACGTTGTTGTGGCAGAGGATCAGATAGCTATTGCAATCGGTAGAGGGAGTCAAAATGTTAGACTGGCTTCAAAACTAACAGGTTGGAATCTCAAGATTTTGACCGTAGACGAGGCTGAACATGTTCATCAAACTCAAGATGAAGAATTGAAAGAAAAATTTATGAATAGTCTTGATATCGATGAGGAAATTGCTGATATCCTAGTTCAGGAAGGTTTCATTTCTCTAGAAGAAATTGCCTACGTTCCAATAGAAGAATTGCAAGAAATAGAAGAATTTGATGAGGAACTAATTAGTGATTTACGTACCAGAGCAAGAAATGCAGTATTAATGCAAGCTATTGCTATAGAAGAAAAATTAAGAGATATAGACTCAAAACTTAAAAATCTTGCTGGTATGAATGAATCCCTATTAAAAAATTTAATTGACCATAACATTTTAACACTTGATGATTTTGCAGAACTATCAGCTCCTGAATTAAGAGAGTTTACTGACTTAACTTCAGAACAAGCTAGCCAATTAATCCTAGAGGCAAGATCACATTGGTTTGAAAAAACATCTAAAGAAGGAGGTGCTAATGAGTAA
- the infB gene encoding translation initiation factor IF-2, producing the protein MSKDTLKNFAEQLNVPESELIDQFQSIGIKVNSESYVITENDKKALLNSLQSANKIQASKKKLVITRKKTEHSTIAGVQVETRRRRRIQIPDELSQNSEAEKKQLSINKKIDKNENMILHTEKSSEKPDTLTEKVIKTDNLNTQNTPENNHQEESSSESCIQMDKSNDEAQINPDREVTPLVPPISPEHILSPEEIAERNEERKRAEQLRFYQKELARKKELAKQKELAKKNELAKQRELAKQNELAKQNELAKQNELAKQNELAKQNELAKQNELAKQNEELHKKKEAQIQLKEAKVKYNESSSSTGETQTTLRKNRPKNSRSDAKDDDSRHPKSKTRTKGRNRNETVLSQDDGQVKWHSSKKGNKKQAKFQEENKHAFQAPTEPTIYEVMVPETITVAELAKKMSVKSVEVIKTLMQMGVMVTINQSLDQETALIVVEEMGHKGIVAKMDDPETFLEEHQELYNAPELPRAPVVTVMGHVDHGKTSLLDYIRRTKVVSGEAGGITQHIGAYSVSTSKGCITFLDTPGHAAFTQIRARGAKSTDIVILVVAADDGVMPQTIEAIHHSKAAGVPIVVAVNKIDKDSANPERIRQELTNHKVIPDVWGGENQFVDISAKKGTNIEKLLDAVLLEAEILELKAQVDAPAKGVVIESRLDKGRGPVVTLLIQSGTLKKGDMLLAGNAYGKVRAMYNELGKEIKEAGPSTPVEVLGLSEVPHSGDDTIVLLDEKKAREIAMFRQGKYRDVKLAKQEASKLENLFSHINSGEVQNLTIIVKSDVQGSYEALSGSLKQLSTDEVKVSVIHEGVGGITESDINLAIASNAIIIAFNVRADANARKLAENEGVDIRYYNIIYNAINDIKAAMSGMLSPEEKEQILGLVEIRQVISISKVGNIAGCMVLEGLVKIQSNVRVLRNNVVIHTGEIDSLKRYKDDVKEVKQGFECGLTIKNYNDIQEADQLEIFEIIEVERSL; encoded by the coding sequence ATGAGTAAAGATACCTTAAAAAACTTTGCAGAACAGCTCAATGTACCTGAAAGTGAATTAATTGATCAATTTCAATCTATTGGTATAAAGGTCAATTCTGAGAGTTATGTTATTACAGAAAACGATAAAAAAGCTTTGTTAAATAGCTTGCAGTCTGCAAACAAAATACAAGCTTCTAAAAAAAAGCTAGTTATAACTCGTAAAAAAACAGAACATAGTACTATTGCTGGAGTTCAAGTAGAAACCCGACGCAGAAGAAGAATTCAAATTCCTGATGAACTTAGTCAAAACTCAGAAGCTGAGAAAAAACAACTATCAATCAATAAAAAGATTGATAAAAATGAGAATATGATCTTACATACTGAAAAATCTTCTGAAAAACCAGATACTCTAACAGAAAAAGTAATAAAAACAGATAATTTAAACACTCAAAACACTCCAGAAAATAATCATCAAGAGGAATCTTCTTCTGAATCGTGTATTCAAATGGATAAATCAAATGATGAGGCACAAATAAATCCCGACAGAGAAGTAACGCCATTAGTCCCTCCAATCAGTCCAGAGCACATCCTGAGCCCCGAAGAGATCGCAGAGCGAAATGAAGAACGTAAACGTGCCGAACAGCTTAGATTCTATCAAAAAGAACTAGCAAGGAAAAAGGAGTTAGCAAAACAAAAGGAGTTAGCAAAGAAAAATGAGTTGGCAAAACAAAGGGAGTTAGCAAAGCAAAACGAGTTAGCAAAGCAAAACGAGTTAGCAAAGCAAAACGAGTTAGCAAAGCAAAACGAGTTAGCAAAGCAAAACGAGTTAGCAAAGCAAAACGAGTTAGCAAAGCAAAACGAGGAATTGCATAAGAAAAAAGAAGCTCAGATTCAATTAAAAGAAGCAAAAGTTAAATATAATGAGTCATCATCCTCTACCGGTGAAACACAAACAACCTTAAGAAAAAATAGGCCAAAAAATTCACGTTCAGATGCTAAAGATGATGACTCACGTCATCCAAAGTCTAAAACAAGAACAAAAGGTCGTAATCGTAATGAAACCGTTTTAAGTCAAGATGATGGTCAAGTAAAATGGCATTCGTCAAAAAAAGGAAATAAAAAGCAAGCTAAGTTCCAAGAAGAAAATAAACATGCATTCCAAGCACCTACCGAACCAACTATTTATGAAGTTATGGTACCCGAAACGATCACAGTAGCAGAGTTAGCTAAAAAAATGTCAGTCAAATCTGTTGAAGTAATTAAAACTTTAATGCAAATGGGTGTAATGGTTACTATTAACCAATCTTTAGATCAGGAAACTGCCTTGATCGTTGTCGAAGAAATGGGACATAAAGGGATTGTGGCCAAGATGGATGATCCAGAAACCTTCTTAGAAGAGCACCAAGAATTATACAATGCACCAGAACTACCAAGAGCTCCCGTGGTAACAGTGATGGGACATGTTGATCATGGAAAAACCTCACTATTAGACTATATTCGCCGTACAAAAGTAGTTTCAGGTGAGGCAGGTGGTATTACACAGCATATTGGTGCTTATAGTGTCTCTACTTCTAAAGGCTGTATTACTTTTCTAGACACCCCTGGACATGCTGCATTTACTCAAATTCGCGCTAGAGGTGCTAAGTCAACTGATATAGTTATCTTAGTTGTTGCTGCTGATGATGGTGTTATGCCACAAACAATAGAAGCCATACATCACTCTAAAGCTGCAGGTGTCCCTATTGTCGTAGCAGTTAATAAAATTGACAAAGACTCTGCTAATCCAGAAAGAATTCGTCAAGAACTAACCAACCATAAAGTGATTCCTGATGTATGGGGTGGAGAAAATCAATTTGTGGATATTTCAGCTAAAAAAGGAACCAATATTGAAAAATTATTAGATGCTGTTCTACTGGAGGCTGAAATACTTGAATTAAAAGCTCAAGTGGATGCCCCTGCCAAAGGTGTTGTGATTGAATCTCGTCTTGATAAAGGAAGAGGACCAGTGGTAACACTTTTAATTCAATCAGGAACACTGAAAAAGGGTGATATGCTATTAGCAGGGAATGCCTATGGAAAAGTACGTGCAATGTACAATGAGCTGGGTAAAGAAATTAAGGAAGCAGGCCCTTCTACCCCTGTAGAGGTGCTGGGTTTATCTGAAGTACCTCATTCTGGCGATGATACAATTGTGTTACTGGATGAGAAAAAAGCTAGAGAAATCGCCATGTTCCGTCAAGGAAAATATCGTGATGTAAAATTAGCTAAACAAGAAGCCAGCAAACTAGAAAACTTGTTTAGTCATATCAATTCTGGGGAGGTGCAAAACTTAACAATTATTGTTAAATCTGATGTGCAAGGTTCTTATGAAGCTTTATCTGGTAGTTTAAAACAGTTGTCTACGGATGAAGTTAAGGTTTCTGTTATCCATGAAGGAGTAGGTGGAATTACAGAATCTGATATTAACCTCGCCATTGCTTCCAATGCTATTATTATTGCTTTTAACGTTAGAGCTGATGCTAATGCAAGAAAATTAGCCGAGAATGAAGGTGTAGATATACGGTATTATAATATTATCTACAATGCCATCAATGATATTAAAGCAGCTATGTCCGGTATGTTATCTCCTGAAGAAAAAGAACAAATATTGGGCTTAGTTGAAATTCGTCAGGTTATTTCTATTTCAAAAGTGGGTAACATTGCAGGATGTATGGTCTTAGAAGGACTGGTTAAAATACAATCAAATGTTAGGGTACTAAGAAACAATGTTGTTATTCATACAGGTGAAATTGATTCTCTAAAACGATATAAAGACGATGTTAAAGAAGTAAAACAAGGGTTTGAGTGTGGTCTAACTATTAAAAACTATAATGATATTCAAGAAGCAGATCAATTGGAAATATTTGAAATCATCGAAGTAGAAAGAAGTTTATAA
- the rbfA gene encoding 30S ribosome-binding factor RbfA produces the protein MTKNFTRASRLEEQIFKDVADIIYKEVKDPRLGYVTVTGTDVSKDLKNATIHYTVLEDKDRISTQEALESSKGFIRSSLAKRLTIYQVPNLSFKYDTSIERGANISNLIDKINQQDKKEDQSEHISHI, from the coding sequence ATGACGAAAAATTTTACTAGGGCAAGTCGTCTGGAAGAGCAAATTTTTAAAGATGTTGCCGATATTATTTATAAAGAAGTAAAAGATCCTAGATTAGGTTATGTTACTGTGACTGGCACTGATGTGAGCAAAGATTTAAAAAATGCCACTATTCACTATACAGTACTGGAAGATAAAGATAGAATTTCTACTCAAGAAGCACTGGAAAGTTCTAAAGGATTTATCCGTTCATCGCTTGCGAAACGCTTAACTATATATCAAGTTCCTAATTTATCGTTTAAGTACGATACTAGTATTGAACGTGGTGCCAATATTTCTAATTTGATTGATAAAATTAATCAGCAAGATAAAAAAGAAGACCAATCTGAACATATTTCGCATATTTAA
- a CDS encoding DEAD/DEAH box helicase, producing MTTNQFSQFSLNTQLFSALSFMGIRFPTPVQLKAIPTALQGSDLTVCAQTGSGKTLAFLIPTLNGIMTRRSQEKGNGPRILILAPTRELVKQIEKNVAILTKKIKWFRYTTLIGGTPYRKQIESLSKPLDLLIATPGRLIDLMNQGHIQFNRVEYLALDEADRMLDMGFLKDIQKISQQLPNSRQTLLFSATLDKNTKKLAEQITHNALHIEVERSINMGNISELLYYTNNLKHKIQILEYLLMDPAIYQAVIFTATKHLSEDLAKNLAQKKHKVLCLNGDMAQNQRIQAIKKLQRKQIDYLIATDVAARGIDIATITHVINFDLPKQPEDYIHRIGRTGRAGKDGIAITFAMVDETPQVHKIEKLIQHPIKVVSIEGMEPVRNPNKSDFKKARHNFKKRSGNRTEPPNTLNRKTAATKKNTFKVRNTTN from the coding sequence ATGACAACTAATCAATTTTCTCAATTTTCTTTAAATACCCAGTTATTTAGTGCATTAAGCTTTATGGGGATCAGATTTCCTACACCTGTACAGCTAAAGGCCATCCCCACTGCTTTACAGGGTAGCGATCTAACAGTATGTGCACAAACGGGTAGCGGGAAAACATTAGCTTTTTTAATCCCTACTTTAAATGGAATTATGACACGCAGGAGTCAGGAAAAAGGTAATGGACCCAGAATATTGATTCTGGCACCAACTCGGGAACTCGTTAAACAAATTGAAAAAAATGTTGCTATATTGACTAAAAAAATTAAATGGTTTAGATATACCACCCTTATTGGAGGAACTCCATATCGTAAACAAATTGAATCGTTATCTAAACCTTTGGATTTACTCATAGCCACACCAGGTCGTTTAATTGATTTAATGAATCAAGGCCATATACAATTTAATCGAGTAGAGTATTTAGCATTAGACGAAGCTGATCGTATGTTAGATATGGGTTTTCTAAAAGACATTCAAAAAATATCTCAGCAATTACCAAATTCACGACAAACTCTTCTATTTTCGGCAACATTAGATAAAAACACAAAGAAATTAGCAGAACAAATTACTCATAATGCACTACATATAGAAGTAGAACGGTCTATCAATATGGGTAATATCTCTGAGCTACTTTACTACACCAATAACTTAAAACATAAAATCCAGATTTTAGAGTATCTATTAATGGATCCTGCTATTTATCAAGCTGTCATTTTTACGGCTACTAAGCACTTAAGCGAAGACTTGGCCAAAAATTTAGCACAAAAAAAACACAAAGTTTTATGCTTGAATGGTGATATGGCACAAAATCAAAGAATTCAAGCTATTAAAAAATTACAACGCAAACAAATTGATTATTTAATTGCTACTGATGTAGCTGCTAGAGGAATTGATATTGCAACCATCACTCACGTAATTAATTTTGACTTACCAAAACAACCAGAAGATTATATCCATCGTATTGGTAGAACAGGTAGGGCTGGTAAGGATGGTATTGCAATTACATTCGCCATGGTTGACGAAACCCCTCAGGTTCATAAAATAGAAAAATTAATCCAACATCCCATCAAAGTTGTATCTATCGAAGGAATGGAACCAGTCAGAAATCCTAATAAATCAGATTTTAAAAAAGCTCGACACAATTTTAAAAAACGGTCTGGAAATAGAACTGAGCCTCCAAATACTTTAAACAGAAAAACAGCTGCTACTAAAAAAAATACTTTCAAGGTTCGAAATACTACCAATTAA